Proteins co-encoded in one Echeneis naucrates chromosome 22, fEcheNa1.1, whole genome shotgun sequence genomic window:
- the dctn1b gene encoding dynactin subunit 1 isoform X3 — MSQTRRSTYTRTTSSGSSRMSSDGGGRPVKVGSLVEVIGKGQRGTVAYIGNTLFASGKWVGVILDEAKGKNDGTVQGKRYFTCEENRGIFVRQSQIQLVDDGADTTSPETPEPGSGKVLKREILETPKSTKLQPSRPAGGGGKGAASGSASASAGEMSSSEPSTPAQTPLAAPVIPTLPSPGKPPTPVPSKEEEALRAQVKDLEEKLETLKMKRTEDKAKLKELEKHKIQLEQLQEWKTKMQEQQAELQKQLKEAKREAKEALEAKEHYMEEMSDTADAIEMATLDKEMAEERAESLQLEVDSLKEKVDELTMDLEILKHEIEEKGSDGAASSYHVKQLEEQNGRLKEALVRMRDLSASEKQEHVKLQKQMEKKNVELDSLRSQKEKLQEEMTVAEKTIDELKEQVDAALGAEEMVEMLTERNLDLEEKVRELRETVADLEAINEMNDELQENARETELELREMLDLGAARVRESEKRVEAAQETVADYQQTIKKYRELTAHLQEVNRELTSQQEASAELQQQPPAEMFDFKIKFAETKAYAKAIEMELRKMEVGQANRHVSLLTSFMPESFLRHGGDHDCILVLLLIPRLICKAELISKQAQEKFDLNENCVERAGLRGAVGEQLSFAGGLVYSLCLLQATLHKYEQALAQCGVEVYKKIGSLYPEMSVHERSLDFLIDLLHKDQLDETVNVEPLTKAIKYYQHLYSIHLADQSEDCTMQLADHIRFTQSALDCMAVEVGRLRAFLHAGQEKADLAVLLKDLETSCSDIRQFCKKIRRRMPGTDAPGIPAALNFGQQVSDTLSDCRKHLTWVVAVLQEVAAAGAQMMSPLGEHEGLSAVKLEDVAFKAGEQIYGAQGANPYEYLRQSCGMVIATMNKMATAMQEGEYDSEKPLNKNPPPVDVRAAALRAEITDAEGLGLKLEDRETVIKELKKSLKIKGEELSEANVRLSLLEKKLDSSSKDADERVEKIQTRLDEAQTLLKKKEKEFEETMDALQADIDQLESEKAELKQRINSQSKMTVDGLRGTGPSGIASIVTGMTGEEQKANMMPGVGSGSGVQVIDSPLLTQQIEAQRLCIKHLKNENNRLKAEKMRAQLASLPPLHVTKLPSRDGGRPEVLSSALYRKTDQLLETLLQMSANVKVVDITGKSPVTPGAQLLEQTARLRSLNDTLDRLKDEVSEHVVSQQPGARVSSDFATFPSTSFVKVKEEKQGDTVLVGRVMVPCPRGQERVHRLVLSQCQLQRVHSLLRT, encoded by the exons AGATCCTAGAGACGCCCAAGTCCACCAAACTG CAGCCCAGCCGGCCTGCGGGCGGCGGCGGGAAAGGAGCGGCGTCCGGTTCGGCCTCGGCCTCAGCCGGAGAGATGAGCAGCAGTGAGCCCAGCACCCCGGCCCAGACCCCGCTGGCCGCCCCGGTCATCCCCACCCTCCCATCCCCCGGAAAACCTCCAACGCCCGTCCCCAGCAAG gaggaggaggcccTCCGAGCTCAGGTGAAGGAcctggaggagaagctggagacGCTGAAGATGAAGCGGACGGAGGACAAAGCCaagctgaaggagctggagaagcaCAAGAtccagctggagcagctgcaggagtgGAAGACCAAGATGCAGGAGCAGCAGGCCGAGCTGCAGAAACAACTCAAGGAGGCCAAGAGG gaggcCAAAGAGGCCTTGGAGGCGAAGGAGCACTACATGGAGGAGATGTCCGACACCGCGGACGCCATCGAGATGGCCACGCTGGATAAGGAGATGGCCGAGGAGCGAGCCGAGTCTCTGCAGCTGGAGGTCGACTCCCTGAAGGAGAAAGTGGACGAGCTCACTATGGACCTGGAGATCCTCAAACATGAGATCGAGGAGAAAG gttcGGACGGTGCCGCCTCCAGTTATCACGTgaaacagctggaggagcagaacGGGAGGCTGAAGGAAGCTCTGGTCAG gaTGCGAGACCTGTCGGCGTCAGAGAAGCAGGAACACGTGAAGTTGCAGAAGCAGATGGAGAAGAAGAACGTGGAGCTGGACTCTCTGAGGAGCCAGAAGGAGAAACTGCAGGAGGAGATGACGGTGGCAGAGAAGACCATCGACGAGCTGAAGGAGCAG GTGGACGCAGCGTTGGGGGCCGAGGAGATGGTGGAGATGCTGACAGAGaggaacctggacctggaggagAAAGTCCGGGAGCTGAGGGAGACGGTCGCCGACCTG GAAGCCATCAATGAGATGAACGACGAGCTGCAGGAGAACGCCAGAGAGACGGAGCTGGAGCTGAGGGAGATGTTGGATCTGGGAGCGGCCAGAGTCCGAGAGTCCGAGAAACGAGTGGAAGCCGCTCAGGAGACTGTGGCCGATTACCAGCAGACCATTAAGAAGTACCGCGAGCTCACGGCTCACCTGCAG GAGGTGAACAGAGAGCTGACCAGCCAGCAGGAAGCTTCGGccgagctgcagcagcagccgcctGCAGAGATGTTCGATTTCAAGATTAAGTTTGCAGAGACGAAGGCCTACGCTAAG GCCATCGagatggagctgaggaagatGGAGGTGGGTCAGGCCAACAGGCACGtttccctcctcacctccttcATGCCCGAGTCCTTCCTTCGCCACGGAGGAGACCACGACTGCATCctggtgctgctgctcatcCCCAGGCTCATCTGCAAG GCGGAGCTGATCAGCAAACAGGCGCAGGAGAAGTTTGACCTGAATGAGAACTGTGTGGAGCGAGCCGGGCTGAGAGGAGCCGTCGGGGAGCAGCTGAGCTTCGCCGGCGGTTTGGTCTACTCGCTCTGTCTGCTGCAGGCGACGCTGCACAAATACGAGCA GGCTCTGGCTCAGTGCGGTGTGGAGGTGTATAAGAAGATCGGCTCTTTGTACCCGGAGATGAGCGTCCATGAACGATCGCTGGACTTCCTCATCGACCTGCTGCACAAAGACCAGCTGGACGAGACGGTCAACGTGGAGCCGCTCACCAAGGCCATTAAATACTATCAG CACCTGTACAGCATCCATCTGGCAGATCAGAGTGAGGACTGCACCATGCAGCTGGCCGATCACATCAGG TTTACCCAAAGTGCCTTGGACTGTATGGCCGTGGAGGTCGGCCGCCTGCGGGCGTTCCTGCACGCCGGTCAGGAGAAGGCCGACCTCGCCGTGCTGCTCAAAGACCTGGAGACGTCCTGCAGCGACATCCGACAGTTCTGCAAGAAGATCCGCCGCAGGATGCCGGGAACCGACGCGCCGGGCATCCCCGCCGCGCTCAACTTTGGCCAGCAG GTGTCAGACACACTGTCAGACTGCAGGAAACACCTGACCTGGGTGGTGGCCGTGCTACAGGAAGTGGCGGCCGCCGGAGCTCAGATGATGTCACCGCTCGGCGAACACGAGGGGCTGTCGGCCGTCAAACTGGAGGATGTGGCGTTCAAGGCCGGAGAACAG ATCTACGGCGCTCAGGGTGCCAACCCCTACGAGTATCTGCGCCAGTCCTGCGGCATGGTCATCGCCACCATGAACAAGATGGCCACCGCCATGCAGGAGGGAGAGTACGACTCAGAGAAGCCTCTAAACAAG AATCCTCCGCCAGTGGACGTGCGAGCGGCGGCTCTTCGTGCAGAAATCACAGATGCTGAAGGTCTCGGCCTGaagctggaggacagagagaccGTCATCAAAGAGCTGAAGAAGTCTCTCAAGATCAAG GGGGAGGAGCTGAGCGAGGCCAACGTCCGCCTCAgtctgctggagaagaagctggACAGTTCGTCCAAAGACGCAGACGAGCGCGTGGAGAAGATTCAGACTCGGCTGGACGAGGCCCAGACGctgctgaagaagaaggagaa GGAGTTCGAGGAGACGATGGACGCTCTGCAGGCCGACATCGACCAGCTGGAGTCGGAGAAGGCCGAGCTGAAGCAGCGAATCAACAGCCAATCAAAGATGACCGTCGACGGGCTGAGAGGAACCGGCCCGTCAGGAATCGCCTCCATCGTCACAGGAATGACTGGAG AGGAACAAAAAG CGAACATGATGCCCGGCGTCGGCTCCGGTTCGGGCGTCCAGGTGATTGACTCCCctctgctgactcagcagaTCGAAGCTCAGAGACTCTGCATCAAACACCTGAAGAACGAGAACAACAGGCTGAAG GCTGAGAAGATGCGCGCTCAGCTCGCCTCGCTGCCTCCCCTTCACGTCACCAAACTTCCCTCCAGAGACGGCGGGCGTCCCGAAGTGCTCTCCAGCGCTCTTTACCGCAAGACCGACCAGCTCCTGGAGACTCTGCTGCAGATGAGCGCCAACGTCAAGGTGGTGGACATCACCGGGAAATCTCCAG tgaCGCCTGGCGCTCAGCTGCTGGAACAAACTGCCCGACTCCGATCCCTGAACGACACGCTGGACAGACTGAAG GACGAAGTGTCGGAACACGTCGTCAGCCAGCAGCCCGGAGCGCGAGTCTCATCCGACTTCGCCACGTTTCCTTCGACATCATTTGTAAAG gtgaaggaggagaaacaagGCGACACTGTGCTGGTGGGTCGGGTCATGGTGCCGTGTCCCCGCGGCCAGGAGCGGGTCCACCGCCTGGTGCTGTCCCAGTGTCAGCTGCAGAGAGTCCACAGCCTGCTGCGGACCTAA